The candidate division KSB1 bacterium genomic interval GTCTGCCTCGCCTGGATCGCCCGTGCCCTTGACCCCGTCCATTCCCACATCGTCGTTGTCCGCATTCCAGTCGCCATCGTTGTCGAAGCCGTCGTCGCGTGACTCGTCCACCATCGGGGCAACCGTCTCGTAGGAGGCTGGCGTCCTCCATCCGGGCACGATGAACCCTCGCTTCAATGTGTCGCCCGGCTGGAAGGCCAAGTAGTTGATGTAGCGGACGGGGCCTTCGGTGCGGGTGATCTCGTCGTAGCGCCACCGGTGGAGGGAGTAGTTTTCGTCGATCAGGCCGTCGAGGTCGTCGTCCAGAAGATTGGCGGTCGTGTCTTCCTTCAGCTCGATGCCTTCGGGGGGCAGCTCAAACACCTTGCCCAGGCTCTTCACCCTACCGCCCCCCTCGGGGTAGGTGGTGATGATGCGCGCGAACGTCAGGGAATCGATCAGAACGATCTTGTCGCCCGGCTTCAGGCGGCGAGGTCGAAAGTCCTCGTCGCGGAAATGGGGTAAGAGCGTCTCCGGATCGCCCTGGATGCGGGCCAGAAGCTCCGGATATTGGTCCGCGTCCCCGTCGTTGTCGATCCCGTCCACCTCATTGCCCGGCGTCTCGATGTACTTGACCGCGGCCACGCCTACCGGGTCGCCCCCGAAGGCACTCGTGCCCACGCGATCGCTGTCGGTGAGGTAGGCGATGTCGGATTGCAGGTCAATGAAAGGCTGATCGTCGGTTCCGTCGCCACCGACGTAGTCGGCGAGGAAGATGAGAAATGCGGTCTTCGGGATCCGCCGCGTCCCGTCGTTCTTTACGTCGTGAATGAAGAACACCACGTCGTTGATCAAGACCTGCGTCCAGGCCATGGCGCGGACGTCCATAAGGATCCCCAATCCGCGGCGCTTTAGATCGGTGGAATCAGGATAGTATTCGAAGCGGTCGTAGAGGTCGTCGGAGCACCGGTAGTAGAGCTCTTGATCGGCATTGAAGACGTTCTTCCCGAAGTAGCCATTCCAGGAGCCGATCCAGCCGGGATCCACGGGATCATCCCACTTGTCCCTCCATCCTCCCTGAGAGGCAGGCGGCCACGTTTCAGGCTCCGTGCTTTTAGCCACGCGCAAGGGATCGAGCTCCGGGTTGAGAAAACCCGGCACGGGTTCAAAGGTCCACGATTTACCCTGGGGGCTGGTGCGCCAGGCGAATACGTCGACGATCTGCACCGTGTCTCCGTGCACGTCCCTAACTTCTCCCCCCACCCAGATGCCCACGATGGAGACGTAGATGCGATTCGTATTCTTGGGCCACTCGAAATTGACCGATTCGGGCACCTCCCGAGGGGCCCCGCTGTAGCCGGAGTTGAACACCGAGGCGCGGATGTTATTGCCGTCAATGTTTGAGAAGGCGCGGTACCGAATATCGCCGCGATGGTCGGAGGGGACATGGCGCAGGGCCTGCCCCCAGGCGCCCTCCCATCCCACGGTCATCACGAGGGCGCTGCAAAGAGTACGCAGCCAACCGGAAACTCTCATCCCTGCTTCGCCTCCCTTTAGCGCTTGCCTGCCGTCGACACCCTCACCCCGAGATGCACCTTACGCGGCTCGGAGTAAAAGTCGGGCCGGACGAACCAGCCGGGGTCCGCCTCCACCTGCTGGCGCTGCCGGAGGGTGAAATCTGGTTTGCCCGAGTCGGCCCACACACCCACGGGGTTCTTGGCGTCAAACAGGTTGTAGACCTCCAGGAACAGCTCGAAATCCAATCCCCGTAGCTTCACACGGCGGAACGCGTAGAGGTCGGTGGTGAAACGGGTGGGACGCCTGCGCGTGTTGGTGGCCAACCCAGCGATCACGTTCTGACCGGTCAGGGTCCCCGCCAGGATCTCCGGTGTGTAGGGCTGGCCGGACCAGTAGCGGCAGACGGCACTCATACCCCAGTTTTCCCGGCCGTAGTAAAGATTTGCGTTCAGGGTGTGCCGCTGGTCCCAGTCCAGGGGTGCCAGCTGCTTTTTCGGCTCCGCCCCCTGGGTCAGGGCGAAGTACTCGTCCTCGGGACTGGAGTTTGTGCCCTCGGCACGCTGGTAGGTGTAGTTCAGGTTGAACACAAGGTTGCGGCTGAAACGCTGCATCAAGCTAAGGGTGAGGCCGTGCACATTGGCAAAGTCCCTGTTGATGCGCTTGGTGTAGGTCACCCCGGCGGCGTAAGTGGGAATGGGCGGGCTCGTGGACACCCAATCGCGGATGTCCCGGTAGTACCCGGTTACGTCGATGGCAATGTCGTCCGTGAGCTGCTGGCGCAGGCCGAGCTCGTACATTGTGGTGCGCTGGGGATTCAAATCTGGGTTGCCGAAGGGCCCAGCGATCCCCTGTCCCTCCGTCAGCTTGATTTCGTCGCCCGCGTAGAGTTGGCTGTAGTCGGGGATCTGCTGGAAAATCCCGTACGAGAAATGGATGACACCGCGGTCGGTGATCGGATAGGCGATACCAAATCGCGGGCTCAGTTGCCACTTGGGTCTCGCCCTCCGGTACCAGAACCGCTTCCTCTCCTCCAGACTGTACCGGTTCTCGTCCGTCTGTTCCGCCAGGTCAATCGTCCCATTTCCGTTCCGGTCCCGGTAAATGTGATTGAGGCGAAGAGGCTTGTAGACGTTCGGGTCCTGCGGATCGGCCGGCACTTGGCCATTGGAATGGAAGTAGTCGAACCGGAGCCCCACGTTGATAACCACATCCTTGTATTCGATCTTATCCTGGATATAGGCTGCGTAGCGCTCGGGCGTGCGGCGAAATTTGCTGTGGTTAGGGGTGGAGGTCGGCTCAATGGCTGGACGGAAGGGCACAATTTGCCGTCCACTGGCATCGGTGGCCGGGACGAGGGTCAGATCCTCAAAGTCGATCCAGTCCCGCTGCGCCTCGACACCCAGCTTGACGAGATGCTGCGGATTGACCTGGCTTGTAAAATCCAGCTTGGCGATGGCCGTCTGGGTAGTGCGGGCGGATCGGTACAGGTCGGTTCCTGCCTTGAAGAACTTAAAGGAACCCGCCGTGAGGGAATCGGGGTGCACGTAGCGGGGATCGTAGGGGTCCTCGTACAAATAGGACTTGTCTTCATTCTTCTTCAGGGAGAGGGTGAGCTCGTAGAACGTGCGGCTGCTGAGTACGTGGGTGAGCTTGTTGATCACCGTGGCCCCGTAGCCGTAATAGTTCCTGCGCCCGTAAGGGTTAAGGCGATAGCTGTGGTTGTAGTAGTTGGCCTTGTAGCGGCTGCCGAGGAAATCGGTCTTGAGGCTGAGGGTTGGGCCGATCCGCCACTTGATCGCTCCCTGGGCACTCCAGCGATCCTGCGGATTCATCGGCACGGCGCTGCTGTCGCCACGCACAAGCACGGTGTCGCCCCCTACTATCCTGAGCCTCCCCTGAGGGCTGTACACATAGGGACCATAGAGCCAGCCCTCGTAGCTCAGCCGGCGACCGGTGAAAAAGTAGGTGAGTTTATCCCGCACGATGGGGCCGCTCACCACCGCCTGCACACTGTAGTCGGAAAAGGGATTGATGTGGTCGATGTGCCAGAAGATGTCCTTGTGTGTGGTCAGGTAGT includes:
- a CDS encoding TonB-dependent receptor, translated to MRSRIFLWWLTPVAAVAFLTAPGWGQTWGKIVGHVRDAQSGEPLPGANVTIEGTTMGAATDQDGYYLILRVPPGRYTLRASFIGYQTVVQQEVQVLTDLTTTVDFQLQPTAIEGEQVVIVAERPLVRRDLTASEARVQAEEIDALPVQNVTDVLVLQAGVIRDTGGGFHIRGGRSSEIAYMVNGISITDDYYRTQALVVENESIRELQVVSGAFNAEYGNAMSGVINVVTKDGGNEFSAKVEAYSGDYLTTHKDIFWHIDHINPFSDYSVQAVVSGPIVRDKLTYFFTGRRLSYEGWLYGPYVYSPQGRLRIVGGDTVLVRGDSSAVPMNPQDRWSAQGAIKWRIGPTLSLKTDFLGSRYKANYYNHSYRLNPYGRRNYYGYGATVINKLTHVLSSRTFYELTLSLKKNEDKSYLYEDPYDPRYVHPDSLTAGSFKFFKAGTDLYRSARTTQTAIAKLDFTSQVNPQHLVKLGVEAQRDWIDFEDLTLVPATDASGRQIVPFRPAIEPTSTPNHSKFRRTPERYAAYIQDKIEYKDVVINVGLRFDYFHSNGQVPADPQDPNVYKPLRLNHIYRDRNGNGTIDLAEQTDENRYSLEERKRFWYRRARPKWQLSPRFGIAYPITDRGVIHFSYGIFQQIPDYSQLYAGDEIKLTEGQGIAGPFGNPDLNPQRTTMYELGLRQQLTDDIAIDVTGYYRDIRDWVSTSPPIPTYAAGVTYTKRINRDFANVHGLTLSLMQRFSRNLVFNLNYTYQRAEGTNSSPEDEYFALTQGAEPKKQLAPLDWDQRHTLNANLYYGRENWGMSAVCRYWSGQPYTPEILAGTLTGQNVIAGLATNTRRRPTRFTTDLYAFRRVKLRGLDFELFLEVYNLFDAKNPVGVWADSGKPDFTLRQRQQVEADPGWFVRPDFYSEPRKVHLGVRVSTAGKR